One part of the Homo sapiens chromosome 19, GRCh38.p14 Primary Assembly genome encodes these proteins:
- the MAP1S gene encoding microtubule-associated protein 1S isoform 1 (isoform 1 is encoded by transcript variant 1), with protein MAAVAGSGAAAAPSSLLLVVGSEFGSPGLLTYVLEELERGIRSWDVDPGVCNLDEQLKVFVSRHSATFSSIVKGQRSLHHRGDNLETLVLLNPSDKSLYDELRNLLLDPASHKLLVLAGPCLEETGELLLQTGGFSPHHFLQVLKDREIRDILATTPPPVQPPILTITCPTFGDWAQLAPAVPGLQGALRLQLRLNPPAQLPNSEGLCEFLEYVAESLEPPSPFELLEPPTSGGFLRLGRPCCYIFPGGLGDAAFFAVNGFTVLVNGGSNPKSSFWKLVRHLDRVDAVLVTHPGADSLPGLNSLLRRKLAERSEVAAGGGSWDDRLRRLISPNLGVVFFNACEAASRLARGEDEAELALSLLAQLGITPLPLSRGPVPAKPTVLFEKMGVGRLDMYVLHPPSAGAERTLASVCALLVWHPAGPGEKVVRVLFPGCTPPACLLDGLVRLQHLRFLREPVVTPQDLEGPGRAESKESVGSRDSSKREGLLATHPRPGQERPGVARKEPARAEAPRKTEKEAKTPRELKKDPKPSVSRTQPREVRRAASSVPNLKKTNAQAAPKPRKAPSTSHSGFPPVANGPRSPPSLRCGEASPPSAACGSPASQLVATPSLELGPIPAGEEKALELPLAASSIPRPRTPSPESHRSPAEGSERLSLSPLRGGEAGPDASPTVTTPTVTTPSLPAEVGSPHSTEVDESLSVSFEQVLPPSAPTSEAGLSLPLRGPRARRSASPHDVDLCLVSPCEFEHRKAVPMAPAPASPGSSNDSSARSQERAGGLGAEETPPTSVSESLPTLSDSDPVPLAPGAADSDEDTEGFGVPRHDPLPDPLKVPPPLPDPSSICMVDPEMLPPKTARQTENVSRTRKPLARPNSRAAAPKATPVAAAKTKGLAGGDRASRPLSARSEPSEKGGRAPLSRKSSTPKTATRGPSGSASSRPGVSATPPKSPVYLDLAYLPSGSSAHLVDEEFFQRVRALCYVISGQDQRKEEGMRAVLDALLASKQHWDRDLQVTLIPTFDSVAMHTWYAETHARHQALGITVLGSNSMVSMQDDAFPACKVEF; from the exons ATGGCGGCGGTGGCTGGATCTGGGGCTGCCGCGGCTCCGAGCTCACTGCTCCTCGTGGTGGGCAGCGAGTTCGGGAGCCCGGGGCTCCTCACCTACGTCCTGGAGGAGCTCGAAAGAG GCATCCGGTCTTGGGATGTCGATCCTGGCGTCTGCAACCTTGATGAACAGCTCAAGGTCTTTGTGTCCCGACACTCTGCCACCTTCTCCAGCATTGTGAAAG GCCAGCGGAGCCTGCACCACCGTGGAGACAACCTGGAGACCCTGGTCCTCCTGAACCCATCAGACAAGTCCCTGTATGATGAG CTCCGGAACCTTCTGTTGGACCCTGCCTCTCACAAGCTACTGGTGTTGGCTGGGCCCTGCCTGGAGGAGACGGGGGAGCTGCTGCTACAGACAGGGGGCTTCTCGCCTCACCACTTCCTCCAGGTCCTGAAGGACAGAGAG ATCCGGGACATCCTGGCCACCACGCCCCCACCTGTGCAGCCGCCCATACTCACCATCACCTGCCCCACCTTCGGTGACTGGGCTCAGCTGGCAcccgctgtgcctggccttcaggGGGCGCTCCGGCTCCAGCTGCGGCTGAACCCCCCGGCGCAGCTGCCCAACTCTGAGGGCCTGTGCGAATTCCTGGAGTACGTGGCTGAGTCTCTGGAGCCACCGTCCCCCTTCGAGCTGCTGGAGCCCCCGACCTCCGGGGGCTTCCTCAGGCTGGGCCGGCCCTGCTGCTACATCTTCCCTGGAGGCCTCGGGGATGCCGCCTTCTTCGCCGTCAATGGCTTCACTGTGCTGGTCAACGGTGGCTCAAACCCCAAGTCCAGTTTCTGGAAGCTGGTGCGGCACCTGGACCGCGTGGATGCCGTGCTGGTGACCCACCCTGGCGCCGACAGCCTCCCCGGCCTCAACAGCCTGCTGCGGCGCAAACTGGCGGAGCGCTCCGAGGTGGCTGCTGGTGGGGGCTCCTGGGACGACAGGCTGCGCAGGCTCATCTCCCCCAACCTGGGGGTCGTGTTCTTCAACGCCTGCGAGGCCGCGTCGCGGCTGGCGCGCGGCGAGGATGAGGCGGAGCTGGCGCTGAGCCTCCTGGCGCAGCTGGGCATCACGCCTCTGCCACTCAGCCGCGGCCCCGTGCCAGCCAAACCCACCGTGCTCTTCGAGAAGATGGGCGTGGGCCGGCTGGACATGTATGTGCTGCACCCGCCCTCCGCCGGCGCCGAGCGCACGCTGGCCTCTGTGTGCGCCCTGCTGGTGTGGCACCCCGCCGGCCCCGGCGAGAAGGTGGTGCGCGTGCTGTTCCCCGGTTGCACCCCGCCCGCCTGCCTCCTGGACGGCCTGGTCCGCCTGCAGCACTTGAGGTTCCTGCGAGAGCCCGTGGTGACGCCCCAGGACCTGGAGGGGCCGGGGCGAGCCGAGAGCAAAGAGAGCGTGGGCTCCCGGGACAGCTCGAAGAGAGAGGGCCTCCTGGCCACCCACCCTAGACCTGGCCAGGAGCGCCCTGGGGTGGCCCGCAAGGAGCCAGCACGGGCTGAGGCCCCACGCAAGACTGAGAAAGAAGCCAAGACCCCCCGGGAGTTGAAGAAAGACCCCAAACCGAGTGTCTCCCGGACCCAGCCGCGGGAGGTGCGCCGGGCAGCCTCTTCTGTGCCCAACCTCAAGAAGACGAATGCCCAGGCGGCACCCAAGCCCCGCAAAGCGCCCAGCACGTCCCACTCTGGCTTCCCGCCGGTGGCAAATGGACCCCGCAGCCCGCCCAGCCTCCGATGTGGAGAAGCCAGCCCCCCCAGTGCAGCCTGCGGCTCTCCGGCCTCCCAGCTGGTGgccacgcccagcctggagctGGGGCCGATCCCAGCCGGGGAGGAGAAGGCACTGGAGCTGCCTTTGGCCGCCAGCTCAATCCCAAGGCCACGCACACCCTCCCCTGAGTCCCACCGGAGCCCCGCAGAGGGCAGCGAGCGGCTGTCGCTGAGCCCACTGCGGGGCGGGGAGGCCGGGCCAGACGCCTCACCCACAGTGACCACACCCACGGTGACCACGCCCTCACTACCCGCAGAGGTGGGCTCCCCGCACTCGACCGAGGTGGACGAGTCCCTGTCGGTGTCCTTTGAGCAGGTGCTGCCGCCATCCGCCCCCACCAGTGAGGCTGGGCTGAGCCTCCCGCTGCGTGGCCCCCGGGCGCGGCGCTCGGCTTCCCCACACGATGTGGACCTGTGCCTGGTGTCACCCTGTGAATTTGAGCATCGCAAGGCGGTGCCAATGGCACCGGCACCTGCGTCCCCCGGCAGCTCGAATGACAGCAGTGCCCGGTCACAGGAACGGGCAGGTGGGCTGGGGGCCGAGGAGACGCCACCCACATCGGTCAGCGAGTCCCTGCCCACCCTGTCTGACTCGGATCCCGTGCCCCTGGCCCCCGGTGCGGCAGACTCAGACGAAGACACAGAGGGCTTTGGAGTCCCTCGCCACGACCCTTTGCCTGACCCCCTCAAGGTCCCCCCACCACTGCCTGACCCATCCAGCATCTGCATGGTGGACCCCGAGATGCTGCCCCCCAAGACAGCACGGCAAACGGAGAACGTCAGCCGCACCCGGAAGCCCCTGGCCCGCCCCAACTCACGCGCTGCCGCCCCCAAAGCCACTCCAGTGGCTGCTGCCAAAACCAAGGGGCTTGCTGGTGGGGACCGTGCCAGCCGACCACTCAGTGCCCGGAGTGAGCCCAGTGAGAAGGGAGGCCGGGCACCCCTGTCCAGAAAGTCCTCAACCCCCAAGACTGCCACTCGAGGCCCGTCGG GGTCAGCCAGCAGCCGGCCCGGGGTGTCAGCCACCCCACCCAAGTCCCCGGTCTACCTGGACCTGGCCTACCTGCCCAGCGGGAGCAGCGCCCACCTGGTGGATGAGGAGTTCTTCCAGCGCGTGCGCGCGCTCTGCTACGTCATCAGTGGCCAGGACCAGCGCAAGGAGGAAGGCATGCGGGCCGTCCTGGACGCGCTACTGGCCAGCAAGCAGCATTGGGACCGTGACCTGCAG GTGACCCTGATCCCCACTTTCGACTCGGTGGCCATGCATACGTGGTACGCAGAGACGCACGCCCGGCACCAGGCGCTGGGCATCACGGTGTTGGGCAGCAACAGCATGGTGTCCATGCAGGATGACGCCTTCCCGGCCTGCAAGGTGGAGTTCTAG
- the MAP1S gene encoding microtubule-associated protein 1S isoform 2 (isoform 2 is encoded by transcript variant 2), with amino-acid sequence MAGMIDRFSPANTGIRSWDVDPGVCNLDEQLKVFVSRHSATFSSIVKGQRSLHHRGDNLETLVLLNPSDKSLYDELRNLLLDPASHKLLVLAGPCLEETGELLLQTGGFSPHHFLQVLKDREIRDILATTPPPVQPPILTITCPTFGDWAQLAPAVPGLQGALRLQLRLNPPAQLPNSEGLCEFLEYVAESLEPPSPFELLEPPTSGGFLRLGRPCCYIFPGGLGDAAFFAVNGFTVLVNGGSNPKSSFWKLVRHLDRVDAVLVTHPGADSLPGLNSLLRRKLAERSEVAAGGGSWDDRLRRLISPNLGVVFFNACEAASRLARGEDEAELALSLLAQLGITPLPLSRGPVPAKPTVLFEKMGVGRLDMYVLHPPSAGAERTLASVCALLVWHPAGPGEKVVRVLFPGCTPPACLLDGLVRLQHLRFLREPVVTPQDLEGPGRAESKESVGSRDSSKREGLLATHPRPGQERPGVARKEPARAEAPRKTEKEAKTPRELKKDPKPSVSRTQPREVRRAASSVPNLKKTNAQAAPKPRKAPSTSHSGFPPVANGPRSPPSLRCGEASPPSAACGSPASQLVATPSLELGPIPAGEEKALELPLAASSIPRPRTPSPESHRSPAEGSERLSLSPLRGGEAGPDASPTVTTPTVTTPSLPAEVGSPHSTEVDESLSVSFEQVLPPSAPTSEAGLSLPLRGPRARRSASPHDVDLCLVSPCEFEHRKAVPMAPAPASPGSSNDSSARSQERAGGLGAEETPPTSVSESLPTLSDSDPVPLAPGAADSDEDTEGFGVPRHDPLPDPLKVPPPLPDPSSICMVDPEMLPPKTARQTENVSRTRKPLARPNSRAAAPKATPVAAAKTKGLAGGDRASRPLSARSEPSEKGGRAPLSRKSSTPKTATRGPSGSASSRPGVSATPPKSPVYLDLAYLPSGSSAHLVDEEFFQRVRALCYVISGQDQRKEEGMRAVLDALLASKQHWDRDLQVTLIPTFDSVAMHTWYAETHARHQALGITVLGSNSMVSMQDDAFPACKVEF; translated from the exons ATGGCCGGGATGATAGACAGGTTCAGCCCTGCCAACACAG GCATCCGGTCTTGGGATGTCGATCCTGGCGTCTGCAACCTTGATGAACAGCTCAAGGTCTTTGTGTCCCGACACTCTGCCACCTTCTCCAGCATTGTGAAAG GCCAGCGGAGCCTGCACCACCGTGGAGACAACCTGGAGACCCTGGTCCTCCTGAACCCATCAGACAAGTCCCTGTATGATGAG CTCCGGAACCTTCTGTTGGACCCTGCCTCTCACAAGCTACTGGTGTTGGCTGGGCCCTGCCTGGAGGAGACGGGGGAGCTGCTGCTACAGACAGGGGGCTTCTCGCCTCACCACTTCCTCCAGGTCCTGAAGGACAGAGAG ATCCGGGACATCCTGGCCACCACGCCCCCACCTGTGCAGCCGCCCATACTCACCATCACCTGCCCCACCTTCGGTGACTGGGCTCAGCTGGCAcccgctgtgcctggccttcaggGGGCGCTCCGGCTCCAGCTGCGGCTGAACCCCCCGGCGCAGCTGCCCAACTCTGAGGGCCTGTGCGAATTCCTGGAGTACGTGGCTGAGTCTCTGGAGCCACCGTCCCCCTTCGAGCTGCTGGAGCCCCCGACCTCCGGGGGCTTCCTCAGGCTGGGCCGGCCCTGCTGCTACATCTTCCCTGGAGGCCTCGGGGATGCCGCCTTCTTCGCCGTCAATGGCTTCACTGTGCTGGTCAACGGTGGCTCAAACCCCAAGTCCAGTTTCTGGAAGCTGGTGCGGCACCTGGACCGCGTGGATGCCGTGCTGGTGACCCACCCTGGCGCCGACAGCCTCCCCGGCCTCAACAGCCTGCTGCGGCGCAAACTGGCGGAGCGCTCCGAGGTGGCTGCTGGTGGGGGCTCCTGGGACGACAGGCTGCGCAGGCTCATCTCCCCCAACCTGGGGGTCGTGTTCTTCAACGCCTGCGAGGCCGCGTCGCGGCTGGCGCGCGGCGAGGATGAGGCGGAGCTGGCGCTGAGCCTCCTGGCGCAGCTGGGCATCACGCCTCTGCCACTCAGCCGCGGCCCCGTGCCAGCCAAACCCACCGTGCTCTTCGAGAAGATGGGCGTGGGCCGGCTGGACATGTATGTGCTGCACCCGCCCTCCGCCGGCGCCGAGCGCACGCTGGCCTCTGTGTGCGCCCTGCTGGTGTGGCACCCCGCCGGCCCCGGCGAGAAGGTGGTGCGCGTGCTGTTCCCCGGTTGCACCCCGCCCGCCTGCCTCCTGGACGGCCTGGTCCGCCTGCAGCACTTGAGGTTCCTGCGAGAGCCCGTGGTGACGCCCCAGGACCTGGAGGGGCCGGGGCGAGCCGAGAGCAAAGAGAGCGTGGGCTCCCGGGACAGCTCGAAGAGAGAGGGCCTCCTGGCCACCCACCCTAGACCTGGCCAGGAGCGCCCTGGGGTGGCCCGCAAGGAGCCAGCACGGGCTGAGGCCCCACGCAAGACTGAGAAAGAAGCCAAGACCCCCCGGGAGTTGAAGAAAGACCCCAAACCGAGTGTCTCCCGGACCCAGCCGCGGGAGGTGCGCCGGGCAGCCTCTTCTGTGCCCAACCTCAAGAAGACGAATGCCCAGGCGGCACCCAAGCCCCGCAAAGCGCCCAGCACGTCCCACTCTGGCTTCCCGCCGGTGGCAAATGGACCCCGCAGCCCGCCCAGCCTCCGATGTGGAGAAGCCAGCCCCCCCAGTGCAGCCTGCGGCTCTCCGGCCTCCCAGCTGGTGgccacgcccagcctggagctGGGGCCGATCCCAGCCGGGGAGGAGAAGGCACTGGAGCTGCCTTTGGCCGCCAGCTCAATCCCAAGGCCACGCACACCCTCCCCTGAGTCCCACCGGAGCCCCGCAGAGGGCAGCGAGCGGCTGTCGCTGAGCCCACTGCGGGGCGGGGAGGCCGGGCCAGACGCCTCACCCACAGTGACCACACCCACGGTGACCACGCCCTCACTACCCGCAGAGGTGGGCTCCCCGCACTCGACCGAGGTGGACGAGTCCCTGTCGGTGTCCTTTGAGCAGGTGCTGCCGCCATCCGCCCCCACCAGTGAGGCTGGGCTGAGCCTCCCGCTGCGTGGCCCCCGGGCGCGGCGCTCGGCTTCCCCACACGATGTGGACCTGTGCCTGGTGTCACCCTGTGAATTTGAGCATCGCAAGGCGGTGCCAATGGCACCGGCACCTGCGTCCCCCGGCAGCTCGAATGACAGCAGTGCCCGGTCACAGGAACGGGCAGGTGGGCTGGGGGCCGAGGAGACGCCACCCACATCGGTCAGCGAGTCCCTGCCCACCCTGTCTGACTCGGATCCCGTGCCCCTGGCCCCCGGTGCGGCAGACTCAGACGAAGACACAGAGGGCTTTGGAGTCCCTCGCCACGACCCTTTGCCTGACCCCCTCAAGGTCCCCCCACCACTGCCTGACCCATCCAGCATCTGCATGGTGGACCCCGAGATGCTGCCCCCCAAGACAGCACGGCAAACGGAGAACGTCAGCCGCACCCGGAAGCCCCTGGCCCGCCCCAACTCACGCGCTGCCGCCCCCAAAGCCACTCCAGTGGCTGCTGCCAAAACCAAGGGGCTTGCTGGTGGGGACCGTGCCAGCCGACCACTCAGTGCCCGGAGTGAGCCCAGTGAGAAGGGAGGCCGGGCACCCCTGTCCAGAAAGTCCTCAACCCCCAAGACTGCCACTCGAGGCCCGTCGG GGTCAGCCAGCAGCCGGCCCGGGGTGTCAGCCACCCCACCCAAGTCCCCGGTCTACCTGGACCTGGCCTACCTGCCCAGCGGGAGCAGCGCCCACCTGGTGGATGAGGAGTTCTTCCAGCGCGTGCGCGCGCTCTGCTACGTCATCAGTGGCCAGGACCAGCGCAAGGAGGAAGGCATGCGGGCCGTCCTGGACGCGCTACTGGCCAGCAAGCAGCATTGGGACCGTGACCTGCAG GTGACCCTGATCCCCACTTTCGACTCGGTGGCCATGCATACGTGGTACGCAGAGACGCACGCCCGGCACCAGGCGCTGGGCATCACGGTGTTGGGCAGCAACAGCATGGTGTCCATGCAGGATGACGCCTTCCCGGCCTGCAAGGTGGAGTTCTAG